The Lysobacter helvus nucleotide sequence CGCCGCGGCGGCCTGCACGCGGAAAGCTTCAACGGCGCGCTGCTGATCGAACCCTGGGACGTCGCGACGAAACAAGGCGATCCGTACCGGGTGTTCACGCCGTTCTGGAAGACCGCAAGCGCGCAGTTGCGCAAGCCGCGGCCGTGGGATGCGCCGAAGCGCTTGCCGGCGCCGCCGGAGGCCGCGGACGCAACGACGATCGATGCCCTGGGCCTGGCGCCGAAGCGCGGCTGGGACCACGACTTCTGGACGCAATGGTTCCCGGGCGAAATCGGCGCGCGCGCGGCGCTCACCACGTTCCTGCCGCGCATCGCCGCGTATCCCGACGCACGCGACGTGCCTGCGATCGAAGGCACGTCGCGCTTGTCGCCGCACCTGCATTTCGGCGAGGTGTCGGTGCAGCGCGTGTTCGCGGCGATCGGCGATGCGGATGCGCCCCCCGAAGCGCGCGCGGCCTACCAGCGCCAACTCGGCTGGCGCGAGTTCGCGCATCACCTGCTGCACCATTTCCCGCACACGGTGGACCGCAACCTCGACCCGCGCTTCGACGACTTCGACTGGGCCCCGTTCGATGCGGTGCAGTTCGATGCGTGGACGCGCGGCCGCACCGGCGTCCCGATCGTCGATGCCGGCATGCGCGAGCTGTGGCACACCGGCTGGATGCACAACCGGGTGCGCATGCTGGTGGCGAGTTTCCTGACGAAGCAGTTGCGCATGCACTGGTCGCATGGCGCGCGCTGGTTCATGGACACGCTGGTGGACGCGGACTTGGCGAACAACACGCTCGGCTGGCAATGGGTGGCCGGCACCGGCGCGGATGCCGCGCCCTATTTCCGGATCTTCAATCCGCTGTTACAGGCCAAACGCTTCGATCCGGACGCGGCGTACGTGCGGCGCTGGGTGCCGGAACTCGGGACGCCGCGTTACCCGGCGCCGATCGTGGACCTGGCGGAAACGCGCGACGCGGCCCTGGCCGCCTACAAGCGGCGCGGCTGATCAGCGGCCGTACTTTGATTCGACGTAGTCGTCGATCATCGCGACGAATTCCTGCGCGATGTTGTCCCCGCGCAGCGTCTTCGCCTTCTCGCCATCGATGAACACCGGCGCGGCCGGCGCTTCGCCCGTGCCGGGCAGCGAGATGCCGATGTTGGCGTGGCGCGATTCGCCGGGGCCGTTCACCACGCAGCCCATCACCGCGAGCGTGAGGTTTTCCGCGCCCGGGTGGGTGATCTTCCACGTGGGCATCTTGTCGCGCACGTGTTCCTGCACCGACTTGGCCAGTTCCTGGAAGAACTCGGACGTCGTGCGCCCGCACCCGGGGCACGCGGTGACCATCGGCGTGAACGCGCGCAGGCCGAGGGTTTGCAACAGTTCCTGCGCGACGATGACTTCCTGCGTGCGCGAGGCGCCCGGATCGGGCGTGAGCGAGATGCGGATCGTGTCGCCGATGCCTTCCTGCAGCAGCACCGCGAGCGCCGCGCTGGACGCGACGATGCCCTTGCTGCCGATGCCGGCTTCGGTGAGGCCCAGGTGCAGCGCGTACGTGCCGCGCGTGGCGAGTTCGCGGTACACGGCGATCAGTTCCTGCACGCCGCTGACCTTCGCGCTGAGGATGATGCGATCGGCCGGCAGGCCCAGCGCGACGGCGCGGTCGGCCGAATCCAGCGCCGAGCGGATGAGCGCTTCGCGCAGCACGCGGCCGGCATCCCAGGGTTCGGCGCGCGCATGGTTTTCGTCCATCAGCTGCGCGGCGAGGGCCTGGTCGAGCGAGCCCCAGTTGGCGCCGATGCGCACGGGCTTGTCGTACTGCATCGCGAATTCGATGAGCTGCGCGAACTGCGTGTCGCGCTTCTTGCCGAAGCCCACGTTGCCCGGGTTGATGCGGTACTTCGCCAGCGCCTGCGCGCACGCCGGTTCGCCGGCGAGCAGCTGGTGCCCGTTGTAGTGGAAGTCGCCGATGATCGGGACATGCACGTTCATCATCGCCAGCTTCTCGACGATGCGCGGCACGGCCGCAGCGGCTTCGGGCGTGTTGACGGTGACGCGGACGAGTTCGGAGCCGGCGCGCCACAGGTCGGCGACCTGCTTCGTCGTCGAGGCGACGTCCGCCGTGTCGGTGTTGGTCATCGACTGCACGACCACCGGCGCGTCGCCGCCCACCGCGATGCCGCCGACGCGCACCTGGCGCGTGGCGCGGCGCGGCGACGGGCCGAAGCGCGGGGCGTCGGCGCAGGGCGGCGGGAGGTCGGTCAGCGGATCGCGGAGGGGCATCGACATGGCGCGCATTCTACGACCGCGGCCCTGCACGTGGCCCTGCGACTGGCCCGGCCGCGTGACCCGTTCACGGGCCTGCGGTACCGTGTCCCGCCGTTCCAAGCCCCCGCATGACCCGCGACGACGCCCGCAAGATCCTCTCGCCCACCCAGCTCAACACGCTGGCGCGCGACCTGCTGGAAGGGGCGTTCCCGCTGGTGTGGGTGGAAGGCGAGCTGGGGAATCTCTCCCGGCCCGGGTCCGGGCACCTCTACTTCACCCTGAAGGACGCGCGCGCCCAGGTGCGCTGCGCGCTGTTCAAGCCCAAGAGCCAGTGGCTGAACTTCGTCCCGCGCGAAGGCCTGCGCGTGCTCGCGCGCGGCCGCCTCACGCTGTACGAGGCGCGTGGCGACTACCAGCTGATCCTGGATTCGCTGGAGGAAGCGGGCGAAGGCGCGCTGCGGCGGGCGTTCGAGGAACTCAAGGCGAAGCTGCAGGCCGAGGGCCTGTTCGAAGCCGAACGCAAGCGCCCCCTGCCCGCCTTCGTGCGGCGCATCGGCGTGCTCACCTCGCCGTCGGGCGCGGCGGTGCGCGATGTGCTGAGCGTGCTGGCGCGGCGCTTCCCGCTGGTGGAAGTGGATGTGCTGCCGGTGCAGGTGCAGGGCGAAACGGCGCCGGCACAGATCGTCGCGATGCTCCAGCGCGCGGTGCGCTCCGGGCGCTACGACACGCTGCTGCTCGCCCGCGGCGGCGGGTCGCTCGAAGACCTGTGGGCCTTCAACGACGAGCGGCTGGTGCGCTCGATCGCGGCATCGCCGATTCCGGTCGTCTCGGCGATCGGGCACGAGACGGATTTCAGCCTCAGCGATTTCGTGGCGGACCTGCGTGCGCCGACGCCGTCGGTCGCCGCCGAACTGCTGGTGCCCGCGCGCG carries:
- a CDS encoding cryptochrome/photolyase family protein, with product MPTALVWFRNDLRLDDQPALQAALAQGYAPVPVYIHAPDEAGPHANGAASDAWRHRSLHALDGALRARRSRLTVLRGPTLPALERLAAATGAEAVFWTRRYEPAFEQRDTTIKRALRRGGLHAESFNGALLIEPWDVATKQGDPYRVFTPFWKTASAQLRKPRPWDAPKRLPAPPEAADATTIDALGLAPKRGWDHDFWTQWFPGEIGARAALTTFLPRIAAYPDARDVPAIEGTSRLSPHLHFGEVSVQRVFAAIGDADAPPEARAAYQRQLGWREFAHHLLHHFPHTVDRNLDPRFDDFDWAPFDAVQFDAWTRGRTGVPIVDAGMRELWHTGWMHNRVRMLVASFLTKQLRMHWSHGARWFMDTLVDADLANNTLGWQWVAGTGADAAPYFRIFNPLLQAKRFDPDAAYVRRWVPELGTPRYPAPIVDLAETRDAALAAYKRRG
- the ispG gene encoding flavodoxin-dependent (E)-4-hydroxy-3-methylbut-2-enyl-diphosphate synthase; its protein translation is MPLRDPLTDLPPPCADAPRFGPSPRRATRQVRVGGIAVGGDAPVVVQSMTNTDTADVASTTKQVADLWRAGSELVRVTVNTPEAAAAVPRIVEKLAMMNVHVPIIGDFHYNGHQLLAGEPACAQALAKYRINPGNVGFGKKRDTQFAQLIEFAMQYDKPVRIGANWGSLDQALAAQLMDENHARAEPWDAGRVLREALIRSALDSADRAVALGLPADRIILSAKVSGVQELIAVYRELATRGTYALHLGLTEAGIGSKGIVASSAALAVLLQEGIGDTIRISLTPDPGASRTQEVIVAQELLQTLGLRAFTPMVTACPGCGRTTSEFFQELAKSVQEHVRDKMPTWKITHPGAENLTLAVMGCVVNGPGESRHANIGISLPGTGEAPAAPVFIDGEKAKTLRGDNIAQEFVAMIDDYVESKYGR
- the xseA gene encoding exodeoxyribonuclease VII large subunit, producing the protein MTRDDARKILSPTQLNTLARDLLEGAFPLVWVEGELGNLSRPGSGHLYFTLKDARAQVRCALFKPKSQWLNFVPREGLRVLARGRLTLYEARGDYQLILDSLEEAGEGALRRAFEELKAKLQAEGLFEAERKRPLPAFVRRIGVLTSPSGAAVRDVLSVLARRFPLVEVDVLPVQVQGETAPAQIVAMLQRAVRSGRYDTLLLARGGGSLEDLWAFNDERLVRSIAASPIPVVSAIGHETDFSLSDFVADLRAPTPSVAAELLVPARADLRVRLQGLHRRMATLQLHHLRRDAQRADRAALRLHALRPRARLDLLLRRQAEAQRRLEAAWRKQLEHWRARMRHADAVLRTMQPRRRVALLRQRLEALRQRPRSVIARRLQHDAMHLRGLARSLEAVSPLATVARGYSILLRDDGHVVRGVNDAKVGDRVQARLADGTLPLRVIAPDD